AAGCACATATATTTCTTTTTGGTGTATATTATGTTGGAATAATGTGATAGATTTGTTACGATTTTGCTAAGCTCTGACTTTGTCTTTATATTTTGCATGCCATTGCCACCCAAACACCACTTGGCCCATCAACTGATCCAAAGACCCAAATGGTATGTACTACTTTATTCCCACAAATCCGTTCCATGTTCCCTCTCCAACTGAAATTTGAAAGGTTATAACCACCTCCAACACCAAACCAGGACCCATGTACTACAATGGCATCTACCACCTCTTCTACCAGTACAACCCCTTCAGCGCAGTGTGGGGCAATATCACCTGGGGACACTCCACATCCACAGACCTCATCAACTGGACACCACAAGATCCTGCCATCAAACCAAGCAAGCCCTTCGACATTAATGGATGCTGGACGGGTTCCGCAACAATCCTTCCTGGCAACAAGCCTGTGATCCTTTACACAGGCAGTGACACACAGAACCGGCAAGTCCAGAATGTCGCGTTCCCGAAGAACCTGTCGGATCCATTCTTGAGGGAGTGGATGAAGCCTGATTACAACCCGCTTATGGAACCGGTCGATGGGATCAATGCAAGCCAGTTCAGAGACCCAATGACTGCTTGGCATGGCTCTGATGGCCATTGGAGGGTGGCTGTGGGGGCTGAGATCGAGGGGAATGGAACGGCCATCTTGTACAAGAGTGGTGACTTTGTGCATTGGATGAGAGCTGCATCTCCCTTGCATACTTCGAGAGGCTCGGGCATGTGGGAGTGCCCTGACTTCTATCCAGTGCTATCAAAGGGAAGGCAAGGCTTGGATACATCAGAGAATTCCAAAGATGTGAAGCATGTGCTGAAGATGAGCTTGGGCGAGACGCACAGTGACCATTATATGTTAGGAAGGTATGATCTTGAGAAGGACATTTTTGTACCAGACAAAATGGTCGATGATTATCGGGCATGGTTAAGGTATGATTATGGCAACTTCTATGCTTCAAAGACGTTCTTCGATGTAAAGAAGAAGCGGAGGATCTTGTGGGCTTGGTTGAATGAATCGGACACCAAGGCTGATGGTTTGTTAAAGGGGTGGCAAGGAATTCAGGTGAGTCCTTATCAAACACAAGTAGGTAGAACTTAGAAGTTCTATATATTAAGATGAGATTAATTGTATCATTTTTGATGATAACCAATAGTTAATGGAAATcagtatcttttattttttttatttgtgttgtaATAAGAGGATCTCATTTTAGAAAGGAGATCAATCATGTTGCTAGTCATGCATATCATATTCTTTCGAGCTTTGCATCACAGTATTGGTGCTTTTCTCCCTTTAGAAAATATCATGGTTTCTTTCTTTTACTTTCTATTAATGTGTGCTTCTTCCTCTAATAATTCTCTCGACAGTATTTTGAGGTATATCATCTGGTTATCAGCTAGCAACTCATAAGAAATAGAAGTTCATATTGCAATAAAAACATCTATATTTTATTCAATCTCTTGCTTGAGGAAGTTCAATTTCTTTTTGACTCTGCAAATTTATACCAAAGGAACCCTTACTCCTGGTGGATTTCAGGCAGTTCCCAGGACTATCTGGCTAGATAGCAATGGAAGGCAACTGGTACAATGGCCTGTTAAAGAGCTTGAATCTCTTAGAAGAAATGGAGCCCATTTGCATAACACAGAGATCAAAACAGGAGGCCTCTTTGAAATCAAAGGAGTAAAAGCTTCACAGGCTAGTCCTTCATCTAATATCTGATTTGGTgttaaaaaatactactactttaGCTCCTCAAAATAATACTCCAATGCTATAGATGTTAGCCTAATGTCATTTCTGTATGGTGGTTTTTGTTGTGCTGATCTTCCAAACAGGCAGATATTGAAGTAGATTTTGAGCTACCAAACCTAGAGATAGCAAAGCCCTTCGATCCTTCTTGGCTGATAGACCCTCCAAAGCTTTGTCGTGACGAGGATGCTTCTGTTCAAGGTGGGCTTGGGCCCTTTGGGCTGTTGATCTTGGCTTCTCATAACCTAGAGGAACACACTGCTGTCTTCTTCAGGGTATATAAAGCTCACAACAGACACATGGTTCTTTTGTGTTCTGACCAAAGGAGGTAACTGATGCAACTTTGTCTTACTATGAAACATGTAGGAGGAAACTGAAACTACCAAAAACTTTACACCAAACCTACAGTACAACTTTCTTGGCACTAAAAGCATTTTGTTTTATGATAAGCCTATAGCAAAATTATTTTGAGGCTTCCCCTGTATCAAAATCTTGTCATGCAATCAGTCTGCTTTCAAATTTATAATGACCCATGTGTTTAGTAAGATTGGCACATATTGCTGAGTTTCTGCATGTTTTGTTACTGTTCTATTTTTGATTCCAAATGCAGATCCTCTTTGAGACCAGAAGTTGACAAGCCAGCATATGGGAGCTTTGTGGATATAGACataaaaaaggaaggaaagatttCTCTGAGGACCTTGGTGGGTTGATGAATTTTTAGTTCTTTGATCTTTCTGGCTAGTTTGTAATTAGAGTGCTAAATAAACATATGACCATATGTCATCTGAACTATGTTTTATACTCCTCAAAAACATGTAATCTGAAGGACTTCTGACACTGAGGATTTTGAATACAGATTGATCATTCAGTCGTAGAGAGCTTTGCTGGTGGAGGGAGAACATGCATCACTGCTAGAGTTTACCCTGAAGTCCTTGTGACAGGCGACATCCATCTATATGCATTCAATAATGGAACCGAGACCGTAAAGGTTTCGAAACTTCAGGCATGGGACATGGCCAAACCTTGGATAAATGTAGAAGGTGAATAGATAGTCATGAGAAATCAACATGGAGGAGACTAATGGGTCATATTCTTAATTTGTCTGAAGCCTCATTCGATTCATGTGAACAATGTGCTTGCTGGGCATGCTTAGGTTATACAAGGAATGCTCAGGCATCCACACGTTGTATGTAaacttttcaaataaaatttgataagGTTGAAACCTAGATTCCATATTTTCTTCTGCTTTCTCTTCGTTGCATTCTTTATGCTAGCCTGCTGTACCATGTTCATTTCATTTCCAATTGAAATGAATGGATGGGACACATCCTTTTTCTGATAAATGAAATCtaactttcatcaaaaaaaataaccaTCCAACTTCCCATTTCTTATTCCTAAACTACTATGACTTTTTTGGCACCACATGATTCTTAGCAGAAATTGGGGGTCATCACAACTGTTGAAACAGGGGAGAAATTATTAGTTAGAATGGTTCTACCACGTTGTAAGAGCCACAGCTGACGTGAAGAATCCGCGAAACAGGGGAAATGAGCTGGACTGACTTCCATGATTGTTCACGCTCTTCAGAAATTGAGTTTTGTTGCAGAGGGAGCGGGACTTTATCTCCACATCAGTTGTTTAGTCCGGCCATCTTGCCTTAAAAGGCTTCGATACCCTCTAGTCCTTTGAGAGGCGTCTTTTGGCCCACGCAATGTGGCTCCGAAGGATAAAGCCATGCAGGAACCCCACAGGGACgctcaaagcggacaatacctcacaggTAGGTGGGGCCGCATTACGCCCACGTGGCTATGGACGTGTCCCGAAAGCTGGTCCGACCTTATGAGTCTGACTGATCGGATCATAACACTGGTAGCCCATATAGGTTTCCCCCCAACAGGCTCGGTCCCCTGATTAGGGGGGCCACTGTTGCGGAGGGAGCGAGACTTTTGTTCCACATCGGTTGTTCAGTCAAGCCACATTGTCTTATAAGGCTTCGACACCCTCTAGCCCCCTGAGAGGTGCCTTTTGGCCCACGCAACATGGTCCCAAAGGACAAAGCCATGTGGAGTCCACTCCccaaagtggacaatacctcCTAGACAGGTGGGACTGTCTTACTCCCACGTAGCTATGGGTGCATCCCGGGAGCCAGTCCGACCTTATGAGCTTGGCTGATCAGACTATAACAAGTTTCATGGCTAGACTGACTTTCATAGATGAGGAGGAAGTCTAATTGCTTGATCCATTTGCCAAAGCACCATAAATATTGTTTTTATAATATTCACTACTTGGCAATGAATCTCAAaggataatctttttttttttttattcggcCATATGCTTATCTACAAGAAAACCAGTAGCCAACTAATTTATCGCAGATGTATTACCTCATGAAGCATTAATAGGTATTGGCTTACCCTTAAAAAAATAGGCAATCTGAGTATTTTGTGGCTAAACAATTCTTGCAAGTTTTAAATGCAATCTCACCAAGTTAGACAGGCTATCCGGCAGACAACCATGTATGATCAGACAAAACCTACAACTAATATCTTGCAAGCTTGATATGAAAAGTCACAAGTTCTTGTCAAGAAGATCGAGAAATTAAGAATTCTCGCTATTGGATGGAGACAAAAACAACAACCCTATTTTAGTCAATGTCCGAAACTCAAAATGACTATCTCTGAAAAAAGATCTTTTGCAATGCTACTTCTGCACTACAAGATATGGTATCATCAACGTGCAGTATTATTATGAATAGCTACCATGTTATCTATCTTGGAGATAGACGGCGCTCTTTCGTCATCATGATATATCATATATTGCATCAATAATGCCTCATCGTATGCTGGAAATAAATAAGGACTATCCATCATGATATAATAATTATCCATAATGATACCATAATCTACAATACAAAAATATAACAATTATCCATAATGATACCATAATCTACAATACAAAAATTGTACAAGAGAGCTGTTGACAGTTTTGAGAAACAGTTCTTCAGGAGACATTTTGACAGCTTGGAATACTGACCTCACAATAGGCAGGCCTATTCATAAAGGCACTTATTCCATCACTACAACAAAATCTTGCCCGGACCATTACGAATGTATACGGTCCGCACGACAACAAAAGTCGGATATCTTTCTTTGAAGAGCTGAGGAATATCAGAACCTTCACACCAGGTCTTTGGATCGTTGTTGGTGACTTCAATGCCATCAGATTTTCTTCAGATCGTTTTGGATCAACTGACAACCCCATGGCCTTCAGAATGTTCAACGATCTCATGAATTCACTGGAACTTATTGAGATTAACAGCCCTTCCAagaaattcacctagtccagccTTCGAGAGAACCCGAGTCTTGTTAAATTGGATAGGTGCTTCATCTCAACCGAATTCTATAAGCTATTTCCCATGACCTCATTGAACACATTAATCCGAATCACTTCAGATCATGTCCCCATGTTGCTTTCTCTTCTACCTCAACAGAGTCGTTTCTCAAAGGCTTGCAAGCTGTTCCGTTTTGAAAATCTATGGTATTCTTACTCCGGATTCGATGATCTTATTAGATCATGGTGGGTAGGTGCACCAGGTCACACCGATGCTGCTGCAAACTTGGTTCAAAAATTGAGGTTTCTTCGGTCCAAATTGAGAGAGTGGAGTCATAAAATAATTGGGAACTTATTGGAAAAGAAAAATATGTTGGAGTTTCGCATTGGACAATTAGACGAGGCTGAAGAAGGTAGAGGGTTATCATCAGAAGAATTCGAAGAATGGTATAAGCTGAAGAACGAACTGGAATCAATACTGACTCAAGAAGAGATTATGTGGAAACAGCATTCGAGGAATTGGTGGATCCGTGAGGGAGACCGCAACATGCGTTTCTTCCACATCTCAGCAAGCAAtcgtagaagaaaaaaaatctcagAGATTCAGCATGAGGGAACTATTCTATCAAATCAAGACGAAATTCAGAAGGTCTTTTGAATTTACTATAGTAGAAAGGTTGGAATAGAGCATCAAGAAATTATTCAAGCTGACTGAAAGAATCTGTATCAAGATGACACAATCGAACTTAAAAACCTTGAAGAAGCCTTctcagagaaaaaaatcaagaacgCCGTATTCGACCTGGCTTGTTGATGGATATCTAGCCAGAATACCACCTTttaggatcttttcgataccacacATTAtagcagaaaaaaagaaaaaataaaacagaaacaattAGAGACATGGATCAGCGAGAAAAAGactcacctccatggggcatgcaagctttactataagaaaagagaaaaaatataagaggagatcacaccctcaaccctcgtacacccaatctttCTCTCATAGAAAGCTCTCTCTCATAAAAGCTCTTTCTCTAGGAAGACTCCCCTGAACCTCTAAAGCGACCACTGTCCGCTGTCCAGAAGTCCTACTCCTGCTCCTCTCGGCACTGCGTCACCTCTCTGTTCTTTGGGTTTTCCACCTAATGAAACCGCGCCACGGCTCCTGTTCACGGATTAggaccttttaaaggcttaaatccATCAAAGAATAGGATTAGAACTCCTCACAACACCCAAAGAACtcccctgaaccgtcggatcgagaCCGACAGCTCCTAGGGCCATCCGATCGTGACGTGGTCCACAGAATAAGGCGTAGACCGCGAGAAATGAGAAGTGAAATGCGcccagtccacggtggaccgtgagaaaccccTGGGAAACGTCCATGCGGTCCACACGCCCGGCCATGGATTgctcggtccaccatggatcgggataTCAGGGAACTGAGCCCGCGCTGTGCAtgtgcgtgggcctgggccgcacccgcaTGCCTGGGCATTGGCCGCGCCCCGCCCGAGCGCCCTAGCCTGGAACGTGCTCCGTGCACTGGGCTGGGCTTTGCGTGCCTGGACTGCGCGCTGTCGCGTGCGACCGCACCACCGCCGCTCCGCCGGCCACCGCCGGTCCTCCACCGCTTCGAATTTCGTGCCAACTTCAATCAGACATATCtccttcatccggactccgtttgaggtgatcttgggctcgttggactccattcatcgtcacagacctcgctgtaggctccatatggatcaaaatttaagatgtcaaatcctaacaatttttacctcaactcgatattcggtctcctcctaactctgaaagcttctggatctcctcgtccTCATGCCCTGGGGCATTcgcttgctgatcatggatgggcagacatgggagtcaagccaggccactcgattccatctccatcgtatgctgtgctcctcctaaccTGAGATTTGCTTGGGATATTATCCTACGACAATAGAAATCTCATCTTGCGATATCGTCTTTCATCCTCCTGAGTCTCACgtctcgtgcccgatctacctccacttggagctccaccttgctttGGGCTCCAAGTGGTAATGTCCTCCTcacacttggagctccacctcgcactgggctccccaacAGGTAGTAATGTCCTatcgtcttcttcttctcctccaaaaAATCCTATCACcatgcaacaccttcaggattcctccaccagctactatcctatagcctctcgaatccagtctgctcagtgagataagatttcatctgaaattgggtatgtatcggatctcccccaattttctcactgcaccatcatgtgtcctccagctgactgtcccaatgtctttgattgcacagctcgatccatccgacagataaacagtgccctcactgctctccaggGAGTTAAACTTctcttctctgcaacatacatgataggtgcatgtagaatctaaaatctactactgaaaagaagtagatacctcatcagatatctccaggatatttCTCTCTGAATCGCTACTGGCCATCGCTACGGTAGCCATCATCCCatctttgagttgagagcaatctttggctagatgccccaattcgtcacatcgataacatctgatcttgctcaagtccttcgtcctagacttggaccgccctcgtcgcgatcttttgtcgctccgtctaccgcctcttgCTCCTCCAGAAATCACTAAAGCTGAGCTGCCACCATCTGAGCTTGAAGCTAGAttctccctcctaagaacctcattctggagaatcactgcgatgacctcatccatcttgatggtgctcttcctcactagaagagcagtcactaaggactcatacgaaagggggagcgatgctagcaagaccagcatcttggtcttctcctcaactttcttgccaacgctgaggagatcgatgaggatcttctggaagtagctgagatgctcctgcacgttctgtccctcagtcatccacagttggtagaactgcctccagaagaaaaaaatattggtgagagatttcgtcatgtacaactcctcgagctttgaccacagTACCATCAGAAAGTCTCGCCAagtatatggatcaccaccttatCCACTAGATGCATGCGGATGGTACTTACCACCTTCATCTGGAGCCGTCTCCAATCCTACACCTCTatgatggtcggcttctcctcgcataagagagcatcgatcaacccttggtggatgagcacgtccttcacccctgcctgccacaagaaaaaattactctttctatcaaacttgttgatctccatcttgattgatcctatcttttccatcttcagtcttgctcaccatcgctGCAATCTACATCCTTGTACtgtctcgctctgataccactgttggtggatgtctggccaggacagcACCTCCCAAGATCATTTTGATACCGCGTGTCGtagtaaaaagaaagaagaaataaaacaaaaataatcagaTATGTGAATCAGCcaaaaaagggctcacctccattgggcatgcaagcttcactatgagaaaagagaaaaattacaaGAGAAAATTATACCCTCAAttctcgtacacccaatctctccctcataggaagctctccctcataaaagctctttctctaggaagaccctcctgaactcctgaagcgatcgctgtccgCTATCCAAAAGCCCTACTCCTGCGCCTCTCAGCACCGCATCGCCTCTCTATTCTCTGGGTTTTCTGCCTGATGAAACCGCGCCATGGCTCCTGCTCACGGatcagggccttttaaaggcttaaatctATCAAAGAATAGGATTAGGACTCCTCACGACACCCAGAGAACTCCTTTGAACCATCGGATCGAGACCGGCAGCTCCCAGGGCCATCCGATCGTGATGTGGTCCATGGAATAAGATGTAGACCGCAAGAAACGGGAAGTGAAACGCGCTcaatccatggtggaccatgagaaaccCCTGAAAAATGTCCACACGGTCCATGTGCCCGGCCATGGACCGCCCAGTCCACCATAGAACGAGATATCAGGGAACTGAGCCTGCACGCATGTGCGCGGGGGCCTGGGCCGAGCCCGCACCTgcacgcctgggcctgggccgtgcccccGAGCCTAGGACGCGCTCCGCATGCTGGGCCGGGCTCTACGCACCCGGGCCACGCGCTGCCGCATGTGGCCGTGCCACCGCCGCTCCGCCGGCACGCCGCCGGCCCTCCACCACTCTGAATTTTGTGCCAACTTCAGTCGGATGTATCTCCTTCATTCGCAtttcgtttgaggtgatcttaggctcgttggactccattcgtcatcGCGGACCTTGCTGTggttcaatgtggactgaatctcgagaatCAAATCTCAACAAAAATACAAATTGTCTGAACTTGAAGGATTCCTTGTATCCTTCTATCAAAAGTTCTGGGAAACTCTTAAACTCGATATATTCAGACTCTTCGACAGCTTCTATAGACAAAATATTGATATCTTTAGACTGAATCAAACCTACATCATGTTAATTCCAAACAAAGCTGAGGGTTTAACGGTTGCAGATTTCAGACCTATCAGTCTAAAAAATGGGATCATTAAAATGATTTCCAAGGTGCTTGCTAATAGGCTCAAA
Above is a genomic segment from Elaeis guineensis isolate ETL-2024a chromosome 1, EG11, whole genome shotgun sequence containing:
- the LOC105038260 gene encoding beta-fructofuranosidase, insoluble isoenzyme 4: MASLHSILCFFCYSFVLASNGAAASRKVFTFQESQENSSIASNQYRTAYHFQPPKNWMNDPNGPMYYNGIYHLFYQYNPFSAVWGNITWGHSTSTDLINWTPQDPAIKPSKPFDINGCWTGSATILPGNKPVILYTGSDTQNRQVQNVAFPKNLSDPFLREWMKPDYNPLMEPVDGINASQFRDPMTAWHGSDGHWRVAVGAEIEGNGTAILYKSGDFVHWMRAASPLHTSRGSGMWECPDFYPVLSKGRQGLDTSENSKDVKHVLKMSLGETHSDHYMLGRYDLEKDIFVPDKMVDDYRAWLRYDYGNFYASKTFFDVKKKRRILWAWLNESDTKADGLLKGWQGIQAVPRTIWLDSNGRQLVQWPVKELESLRRNGAHLHNTEIKTGGLFEIKGVKASQANIEVDFELPNLEIAKPFDPSWLIDPPKLCRDEDASVQGGLGPFGLLILASHNLEEHTAVFFRVYKAHNRHMVLLCSDQRRSSLRPEVDKPAYGSFVDIDIKKEGKISLRTLIDHSVVESFAGGGRTCITARVYPEVLVTGDIHLYAFNNGTETVKVSKLQAWDMAKPWINVEGE